One window from the genome of Crassostrea angulata isolate pt1a10 chromosome 2, ASM2561291v2, whole genome shotgun sequence encodes:
- the LOC128170829 gene encoding uncharacterized protein LOC128170829, with protein MTKARPLEGIVIRFNQKGQLIQKIQHDSVEHEQHYNKNVALYRHPLFISENNNEDVVVSDSDRAVVVTNRGGKHRFNYTGILPGSDFHPQGICTDALSHILVCDNQTVQMLDKDGQFLSHLLIRPSGIFSPQSLSYDVNTHRLWVGTCFNNTLCVYSYIKKKGAKTTPVVMNWQSEIKIGNKEKPVNMNLFLPNLMLPSKLLRSFTVTIDKGGNHIFFVAPAKVWISDENMIFLTNTKGEIIHNINDLCNNLSNGVHTVNSDRELIYIDKNHNINKVSMDRKETTTFVGTTGSTWKPQCVYWSPLNRDLLVGMYSEITEYTGKGKIIRYNQTGQITQQIPQGDRELELYTKPRYITENINENIIVSDYSLWSGAVVVTERGGHHRFSYTGHPPESGILPKGICTDTLSNIIVCDTRSKTVQLIDRDGQFLTHLLTESLEMGTPQCLSYDFNNHCLYVAYNEMVCVYKYAPKQDFTDVHAH; from the exons TGATACAAAAAATACAACACGACAGCGTTGAACATGAACAACATTATAACAAAAACGTAGCTCTGTATAGACATCCTTTATTCATATCAGAAAACAATAATgaggatgtcgtggtgtctgataGTGACAGAGCTGTAGTGGTGACAAACCGTGGAGGGAAACATCGTTTCAACTACACAGGGATTTTACCTGGATCAGATTTTCATCCACAAGGAATATGTACTGATGCGCTTTCACATATCCTGGTATGTGATAATCAAACAGTACAGATGCTAGATAAGGACGGccagttcctgtcacatctactgataaGACCATCAGGGATATTCTCACCACAAAGCCttagttatgatgtcaacactcaccgtcttTGGGTTGGAACATGCTTCAACAACACTTTGTGTGTATACagttatatcaagaaaaagggcgCTAAAACGA CACCCGTTGTTATGAATTGGCAGAGTGAAATCAAAATCGGAAACAAAGAAAAACCAGTGAATATGAATTTGTTTCTCCCGAATTTGATGCTTCCCTCTAAGTTACTTAGATCTTTCACAGTTACAATTGACAAAGGTGGTAATCACATTTTCTTTGTTGCACCAGCCAAGGTCTGGATAAGTGATGAAAACATGATCTTTTTGACGAACACGAAAGGtgaaataatacataatataaatgatttatgcAACAATTTATCTAATGGAGTGCACACAGTAAATAGTGATAGAGAGCTGATTTATATTGATAAGAATCATAATATCAACAAAGTTTCAATGGACAGAAAGGAAACCACCACATTTGTAGGAACAACAGGTTCTACATGGAAACCACAGTGTGTTTATTGGTCCCCGCTCAATAGAGATCTTCTTGTTGGAATGTATAGTGAGATAACTGAGTATACAGGGAAAGGTAAAATCATTCGTTACAACCAGACTGGACAAATCACACAACAAATACCACAAGGCGACAGAGAACTTGAACTGTATACAAAACCAagatatataacagagaacataAACGAGAATATCATTGTTTCTGACTATTCCCTGTGGTCTGGTGCGGTGGTtgtgacagagcgtggaggacACCATCGTTTTTCGTACACCGGGCATCCTCCAGAATCAGGGATATTGCCAAAAGGAATATGTACTGACACACTGTCAAACATCATTGTGTGTGATACTAGATCCAAAACAGTTCAGCTGATAGACAGAGACGGTCAGTTCCTGACACATTTACTTACCGAATCACTAGAGATGGGAACACCACAGTGCTTAAGTTATGATTTCAACAATCATTGTCTTTATGTCGCATACAACGAAATGGTGTGTGTCTATAAGTACGCACCCAAACAGGATTTTACTG ATGTCCATGCACACTGA